The genomic interval CAGCAGGATGTTGCGGTACTTGATCGCCATCGCCAGCGCTTCGTCGACCCACGGCCAGGCGCAGTGCGCGATCACCACGTCGAGCTCAGGGTGGCGCTGCACGATCTCCTCGAGATCGGTCGGACGCGAGGCGCCGGTACGCGCGATCGGCGCCCAGTTGAGTCCCATCTGCACCGTGACGGGGATCTGCAGCTCGTCCGCCGCGGCGAACAGATCGAGCACGGCGTCGTCAGCGAACGAGAACGACTGCAGCGCCGGGTCGAGGTTCAGTCCCGCGAGTCCGAGCTGCTCGACGGCGGTGCGAAGCCGCTCCGCAGCATCCGCGGCCGAAGGGTCGACCGACGCGAATCCGAGCAGACGCCCGTTCCCCTGCTCGACGAGCTCAGCGATGCTCTCGTTACGGGCGATCACCGTGCCGTGAGCGCTCGTGCAGTCGAGCGTCGAGAGCACCGTCTGATCGACGCCGGCCTCGTCGAGCTGGTGGATCAGCGTCGTCAGAGGCTGGGTCGCGCAGTAGAAGCCGAACACGTCACGGACGGCAGCCCGAGCCTCCGGAGAGCGTTCGAAGAACTCCTCCGTCTGCACGGGATACGTGCGGAAATCGATCACGGTCATGAAGATGCACCTCTCATATGGGGAAGGGGTCAGACGAGGTCGGAGCGACGCGGATAGCGGTCCTCCGCACGCTCGACGAAATGTGCGGCGGCGGCCGAAGCGAACTCCATGGCACCCGCGAGGGGGCGGCCTTCGCCGAGCGCCACCAGCAGGGCGGCGTCGTAGGTGTCGCCGGCGCCGACCGCGTTCGCCGCGCGGACCCGACGTGTCGGCACGGTGTGCACTGCGTCGTCGATGAGGGTCGCGGAC from Microbacterium aurum carries:
- a CDS encoding amidohydrolase family protein, producing MTVIDFRTYPVQTEEFFERSPEARAAVRDVFGFYCATQPLTTLIHQLDEAGVDQTVLSTLDCTSAHGTVIARNESIAELVEQGNGRLLGFASVDPSAADAAERLRTAVEQLGLAGLNLDPALQSFSFADDAVLDLFAAADELQIPVTVQMGLNWAPIARTGASRPTDLEEIVQRHPELDVVIAHCAWPWVDEALAMAIKYRNILLDTAVLWGGRPESSVRRVFAEQIGTDVVEASLRDQIVFASDYPRVDPKRVARGIRMLELRPLTEQRILGGNAERIMNRKGNR